One stretch of Trichomycterus rosablanca isolate fTriRos1 chromosome 3, fTriRos1.hap1, whole genome shotgun sequence DNA includes these proteins:
- the pik3r4 gene encoding phosphoinositide 3-kinase regulatory subunit 4 isoform X2: MGNQLAGIAPSQILSVDSYFSDIHDYEYDKSLGSTRFFKVARAKHREGLVVVKVFAIQDPSLPLTSYKQELEELKIRLHSSQNCLPFQKATLTEKAAILFRQYVRDNLYDRISTRPFLNNIEKKWIAFQILNAVDQAHKSGVRHGDIKTENVMVTSWNWVLLTDFASFKPTYLPEDNPADFNYFFDTSRRRTCYIAPERFVDGSMFASESDQNTPLVDLTSNSQRTRGELKQPMDIFSAGCVIAELFTEGIPLFDLSQLLAYRKGQFQTEVLMKIEDKSIRDLVAQMIQREPEKRLKAEEYLKQQRAKAFPDIFYTFLQPYMAQFAKETFQSADERVLVIRKDLENILHNLCDGGQAGKSEKQEKASHELGSNKEHGLVVLVSVITSCLQTLRFCDSKLAAFELVLHLASRLSVEILLDRITPYLLHFCNDSMPRVRAEAVRTLAKVLALVKEVPRNDVNIYPEYILPGIAHLAQDEATIVRLAYAENIAHLAETALRFLELVQENNLNSEQDLNGEDAEETLHPNENYDSELQALHEMVQQKVVTLLSDPENIVKQTLMENGITRLCVFFGRQKANDVLLSHMITFLNDKNDWHLRGAFFDSIVGVAAYVGWQSSSILKPLLQQGLSDVEEFVIYKALNALTCMCQLGLLQKPHIYEFVSDIAPFLCHPNLWIRYGAVGFITVVAQHLNIADVYCKLMPYLNPFITQPIIQIDKEIVLLSVLKEPVSRSIFDYALRSKDISSLFRHLLLRQKKRNGSIPECPIPEDPAIAQLLKKLLSQGMTEAEEDKLLALKDFMLKSSKAKANIVDQTHMNDAVQSGIIDLGMLGISGRQVDLIKPKPESEDKRARKHTKQDSNLNEEWKSMFGSLDPPSSAPSPPTVPDIGGTQPRKTTALPAIQVVQSVSGAATYQRRVTTCKAELQQLVQQKREQCNAERMAKQMMEGAEWESRPPLPGWHPKGLLVAHLHEHKSAVNRIRVSDEHSIFATCSNDGTVKIWDSQKMEGKTTTTRSVLTYSRFGGPAKTLTFCQGSHYLAVASDNGSVQLLAVEANKPPKSPKVQPCQTRFLDLKEDGCVVDLHHFNSGAQSVLAYATVNGSLVGWDLRSNTNAWTLHHDLRLGLITSFAVDMHQCWLCVGTSNGTMACWDMRFQLPISNHSHPARARIRRLLMHPLYQSSVITAVQGNNEVSMWDMETGDRKFTLWASSAPPLSEMQPSPHSVHGIYCSPADGNPLLLTAGSDMRIRFWDLAYPERSYIVAGGANDSLHCPSVFYNRKIIEGTEVVQEIHSKQKSGSTEDVPRRGPESLPVGHHDIITDIATFQTTQGFIVTSSRDGIVKVWK, translated from the exons ATGGGAAATCAGCTTGCTGGAATTGCTCCCTCACAGATACTCTCTGTAGACAGCTATTTCTCAGACATCCATGATTATGAATATGACAAAAGCCTGGGCAGTACCAGATTTTTCAAGGTGGCCCGAGCGAAGCACAGAGAGGGTTTAGTGGTAGTGAAAGTGTTTGCCATTCAGGACCCCTCATTACCCCTAACCAGCTACAAGCAAGAGCTGGAAGAATTGAAGATCCGGCTTCACTCTTCCCAGAACTGTTTGCCTTTTCAGAAAGCCACTCTCACAGAAAAAGCAGCCATTCTTTTTCGGCAGTACGTTCGTGACAACCTGTATGATCGTATTAGCACACGGCCATTCCTCAACAATATAGAAAAGAAATGGATTGCATTCCAGATCCTAAATGCTGTGGACCAGGCTCATAAGTCTGGTGTGCGTCATGGGGATATTAAGACAGAGAATGTTATGGTGACTAGCTGGAACTGGGTGCTGCTGACAGATTTTGCGAGTTTTAAACCCACGTATCTTCCTGAGGACAATCCGGCAGATTTCAACTACTTCTTTGATACATCACGAAGACGAACTTGCTACATAGCACCGGAGAGATTTGTGGATGGCAGTATGTTTGCTTCAGAGAGTGACCAGAACACACCACTTGTAGATCTTACCAGCAACAGCCAGAGGACCAGAGGAGAGCTCAAGCAACCCATGGACATTTTCTCAGCTG GTTGTGTTATTGCAGAACTGTTTACAGAAGGCATCCCACTCTTTGATCTCTCACAGTTGCTGGCCTACCGCAAGGGACAGTTTCAAACTGAAGTTCTGATGAAAATTGAAGACAAAAGTATCAGAGATCTG gtGGCCCAGATGATACAGCGAGAACCTGAAAAGCGTTTGAAAGCAGAAGAGTACTTGAAACAGCAAAGAGCCAAAGCATTTCCAGACATCTTTTATACTTTTCTTCAGCCCTACATGGCCCAGTTTGCGAAAGAGACATTCCAGTCTGCAGATGAGCGTGTGCTGGTAATTCGAAAAGACCTAGAGAACATTCTTCATAACCTGTGTGATGGCGGGCAAGCAGGGAAGTCTGAGAAGCAAGAGAAAGCATCTCATGAGCTTGGATCTAACAAAGAACATGGGCTGGTAGTGCTGGTGTCAGTTATTACATCATGTCTGCAGACCCTGCGCTTTTGTGATTCTAAGCTGGCGGCATTTGAGTTGGTGCTTCACCTGGCCAGTCGGCTGAGTGTGGAGATACTGCTTGATCGGATCACTCCTTATTTACTGCACTTCTGTAATGACTCAATGCCTCGTGTCAGGGCAGAGGCGGTGCGGACTCTGGCTAAAGTACTGGCACTGGTCAAAGAGGTGCCCCGCAATGATGTCAACATTTACCCAGAGTATATTCTGCCTGGTATCGCCCACTTGGCTCAAGATGAGGCCACTATTGTCAGACTTGCTTATGCAG aGAACATTGCTCACCTGGCCGAGACAGCTCTGCGTTTTCTAGAGTTGGTGCAGGAAAACAATCTTAACTCTGAACAGGACCTAAATGGAGAAGATGCTGAGGAAACTCTTCACCCCAACGAAAACTATGATTCAG AACTGCAAGCATTGCATGAAATGGTTCAACAGAAAGTGGTGACGCTCCTCAGTGACCCTGAGAACATTGTGAAGCAGACACTGATGGAGAACGGCATTACACGCCTCTGTGTGTTTTTCGGAAGACAGAAGGCCAACGATGTGCTTCTTTCTCACATGATTACCTTTCTTAATGACAAAAATGACTGGCACCTTCGGGGAGCTTTCTTTGACAGTATTGTAG GTGTGGCAGCTTATGTGGGATGGCAGAGTTCATCCATCCTGAAGCCGTTGCTGCAGCAGGGCCTGAGTGATGTGGAGGAGTTTGTCATCTATAAAGCCCTAAATGCTCTGACCTGCATGTGCCAGCTGGGACTACTGCAGAAACCTCACATCTATGAGTTTGTCAGCGATAttg CGCCTTTCTTGTGTCATCCGAACCTGTGGATCCGTTACGGAGCTGTGGGCTTCATTACTGTGGTTGCGCAACACCTGAACATTGCTGATGTGTATTGCAAACTCATGCCTTACCTTAACCCTTTCATTACTCAGCCTATCATACAG ATTGATAAGGAGATCGTGCTTCTGAGTGTGCTTAAAGAACCTGTAAGTCGCTCCATTTTTGACTACGCACTCCGCTCCAAAGATATCAGCAGCCTCTTTCGACACCTGCTGCTGCGTCAGAAAAAACGTAACGGGTCAATTCCTGAGTGCCCCATTCCTGAGGATCCTGCTATAGCACAGCTACTCAAGAAGCTTCTTTCACAG GGAATGACTGAGGCTGAGGAAGACAAACTCTTGGCTCTGAAAGACTTCATGCTAAAGTCCAGCAAGGCCAAGGCCAACATTGTAGACCAGACACACATGAATGATGCAGTCCAGAGTGGCATCATTGACCTGGGCATGTTGGGTATCAGTGGGCGCCAAGTAGATCTGATCAAACCAAAGCCGGAGTCTGAGGATAAAAGAG CTCGTAAGCACACAAAGCAAGACTCTAACCTGAATGAGGAGTGGAAGAGCATGTTTGGTTCTCTGGACCCCCCCAGCTCTGCACCATCTCCGCCGACG GTGCCTGACATTGGAGGCACTCAGCCCAGAAAAACCACAGCACTTCCTGCGATTCAGGTGGTGCAGTCAGTGAGTGGAGCAGCCACGTACCAGCGGCGTGTGACCACGTGCAAGGCAGAGCTGCAGCAGTTAGTGCAGCAGAAGAGGGAGCAGTGCAATGCTGAGCGCATGGCCAAGCAAATGATGGAGGGTGCAGAGTGGGAGAGCAGGCCTCCACTGCCAG GATGGCATCCTAAAGGATTGCTTGTAGCTCATCTCCATGAACATAAGTCAGCTGTAAACCGAATTCGAGTCTCTGACGAGCACTCTATATTTGCAACATGCTCCAATGATGGAACTGTAAAGATCTGGGACAGCCAAAAAATGGAGGGAAAGACAACAACCACCAG ATCAGTGCTGACTTATTCCCGCTTTGGTGGTCCTGCGAAGACCTTGACCTTTTGTCAGGGATCACATTACCTTGCTGTCGCTTCAGACAACGGCTCCGTTCAGCTTCTTGCAGTTGAGGCCAACAAGCCACCCAAGTCCCCAAAGGTTCAGCCGTGTCAAACCAG ATTTCTGGATTTGAAAGAGGATGGCTGTGTGGTGGATTTGCATCATTTTAACTCGGGGGCTCAGTCCGTGCTGGCCTATGCCACAGTTAATGGCTCTCTGGTGGGCTGGGACCTGCGCAGCAACACCAATGCTTGGACCCTCCATCACGACCTGCGGCTTGGCCTTATAACCTCTTTTGCTGTGGACATGCACCAATGCTGGCTTTGTGTGG GTACAAGCAATGGAACAATGGCTTGTTGGGATATGAGATTCCAGTTGCCAATCTCCAACCACTCCCACCCAGCCCGAGCTCGAATAAGACGTCTGCTCATGCACCCCCTCTACCAGTCCTCTGTCATCACAG CTGTTCAAGGAAACAATGAGGTGTCAATGTGGGACATGGAGACAGGAGACAGGAAGTTCACTTTGTGGGCCAGCTCTGCTCCACCCCTCTCTGAGATGCAG CCTTCGCCTCATAGTGTACATGGTATATACTGCAGCCCTGCAGACGGCAACCCTCTTCTACTCACTGCTGGTTCGGACATGAGAATAAG ATTTTGGGACCTTGCGTATCCAGAAAGATCCTATATTGTTGCTGGTGGTGCCAATGATTCTTTACACTGCCCCTCTGTATTCTACAACCGCAAGATCATTGAAGGAACAGAAGTAGTCCAG GAGATCCACAGTAAGCAAAAGAGTGGCTCCACTGAGGACGTCCCTCGTCGAGGCCCAGAGTCCCTGCCTGTGGGCCACCATGACATCATCACTGACATAGCCACTTTCCAGACAACTCAAGGCTTTATAGTTACCTCTTCTAGAGATGGCATAGTAAAAGTGTGGAAATGA
- the pik3r4 gene encoding phosphoinositide 3-kinase regulatory subunit 4 isoform X1 yields MGNQLAGIAPSQILSVDSYFSDIHDYEYDKSLGSTRFFKVARAKHREGLVVVKVFAIQDPSLPLTSYKQELEELKIRLHSSQNCLPFQKATLTEKAAILFRQYVRDNLYDRISTRPFLNNIEKKWIAFQILNAVDQAHKSGVRHGDIKTENVMVTSWNWVLLTDFASFKPTYLPEDNPADFNYFFDTSRRRTCYIAPERFVDGSMFASESDQNTPLVDLTSNSQRTRGELKQPMDIFSAGCVIAELFTEGIPLFDLSQLLAYRKGQFQTEVLMKIEDKSIRDLVAQMIQREPEKRLKAEEYLKQQRAKAFPDIFYTFLQPYMAQFAKETFQSADERVLVIRKDLENILHNLCDGGQAGKSEKQEKASHELGSNKEHGLVVLVSVITSCLQTLRFCDSKLAAFELVLHLASRLSVEILLDRITPYLLHFCNDSMPRVRAEAVRTLAKVLALVKEVPRNDVNIYPEYILPGIAHLAQDEATIVRLAYAENIAHLAETALRFLELVQENNLNSEQDLNGEDAEETLHPNENYDSELQALHEMVQQKVVTLLSDPENIVKQTLMENGITRLCVFFGRQKANDVLLSHMITFLNDKNDWHLRGAFFDSIVGVAAYVGWQSSSILKPLLQQGLSDVEEFVIYKALNALTCMCQLGLLQKPHIYEFVSDIAPFLCHPNLWIRYGAVGFITVVAQHLNIADVYCKLMPYLNPFITQPIIQIDKEIVLLSVLKEPVSRSIFDYALRSKDISSLFRHLLLRQKKRNGSIPECPIPEDPAIAQLLKKLLSQGMTEAEEDKLLALKDFMLKSSKAKANIVDQTHMNDAVQSGIIDLGMLGISGRQVDLIKPKPESEDKRARKHTKQDSNLNEEWKSMFGSLDPPSSAPSPPTVPTVVVASGGGEPNGTLAGRRLQSESSSQTVNLPHVPSSTQVPDIGGTQPRKTTALPAIQVVQSVSGAATYQRRVTTCKAELQQLVQQKREQCNAERMAKQMMEGAEWESRPPLPGWHPKGLLVAHLHEHKSAVNRIRVSDEHSIFATCSNDGTVKIWDSQKMEGKTTTTRSVLTYSRFGGPAKTLTFCQGSHYLAVASDNGSVQLLAVEANKPPKSPKVQPCQTRFLDLKEDGCVVDLHHFNSGAQSVLAYATVNGSLVGWDLRSNTNAWTLHHDLRLGLITSFAVDMHQCWLCVGTSNGTMACWDMRFQLPISNHSHPARARIRRLLMHPLYQSSVITAVQGNNEVSMWDMETGDRKFTLWASSAPPLSEMQPSPHSVHGIYCSPADGNPLLLTAGSDMRIRFWDLAYPERSYIVAGGANDSLHCPSVFYNRKIIEGTEVVQEIHSKQKSGSTEDVPRRGPESLPVGHHDIITDIATFQTTQGFIVTSSRDGIVKVWK; encoded by the exons ATGGGAAATCAGCTTGCTGGAATTGCTCCCTCACAGATACTCTCTGTAGACAGCTATTTCTCAGACATCCATGATTATGAATATGACAAAAGCCTGGGCAGTACCAGATTTTTCAAGGTGGCCCGAGCGAAGCACAGAGAGGGTTTAGTGGTAGTGAAAGTGTTTGCCATTCAGGACCCCTCATTACCCCTAACCAGCTACAAGCAAGAGCTGGAAGAATTGAAGATCCGGCTTCACTCTTCCCAGAACTGTTTGCCTTTTCAGAAAGCCACTCTCACAGAAAAAGCAGCCATTCTTTTTCGGCAGTACGTTCGTGACAACCTGTATGATCGTATTAGCACACGGCCATTCCTCAACAATATAGAAAAGAAATGGATTGCATTCCAGATCCTAAATGCTGTGGACCAGGCTCATAAGTCTGGTGTGCGTCATGGGGATATTAAGACAGAGAATGTTATGGTGACTAGCTGGAACTGGGTGCTGCTGACAGATTTTGCGAGTTTTAAACCCACGTATCTTCCTGAGGACAATCCGGCAGATTTCAACTACTTCTTTGATACATCACGAAGACGAACTTGCTACATAGCACCGGAGAGATTTGTGGATGGCAGTATGTTTGCTTCAGAGAGTGACCAGAACACACCACTTGTAGATCTTACCAGCAACAGCCAGAGGACCAGAGGAGAGCTCAAGCAACCCATGGACATTTTCTCAGCTG GTTGTGTTATTGCAGAACTGTTTACAGAAGGCATCCCACTCTTTGATCTCTCACAGTTGCTGGCCTACCGCAAGGGACAGTTTCAAACTGAAGTTCTGATGAAAATTGAAGACAAAAGTATCAGAGATCTG gtGGCCCAGATGATACAGCGAGAACCTGAAAAGCGTTTGAAAGCAGAAGAGTACTTGAAACAGCAAAGAGCCAAAGCATTTCCAGACATCTTTTATACTTTTCTTCAGCCCTACATGGCCCAGTTTGCGAAAGAGACATTCCAGTCTGCAGATGAGCGTGTGCTGGTAATTCGAAAAGACCTAGAGAACATTCTTCATAACCTGTGTGATGGCGGGCAAGCAGGGAAGTCTGAGAAGCAAGAGAAAGCATCTCATGAGCTTGGATCTAACAAAGAACATGGGCTGGTAGTGCTGGTGTCAGTTATTACATCATGTCTGCAGACCCTGCGCTTTTGTGATTCTAAGCTGGCGGCATTTGAGTTGGTGCTTCACCTGGCCAGTCGGCTGAGTGTGGAGATACTGCTTGATCGGATCACTCCTTATTTACTGCACTTCTGTAATGACTCAATGCCTCGTGTCAGGGCAGAGGCGGTGCGGACTCTGGCTAAAGTACTGGCACTGGTCAAAGAGGTGCCCCGCAATGATGTCAACATTTACCCAGAGTATATTCTGCCTGGTATCGCCCACTTGGCTCAAGATGAGGCCACTATTGTCAGACTTGCTTATGCAG aGAACATTGCTCACCTGGCCGAGACAGCTCTGCGTTTTCTAGAGTTGGTGCAGGAAAACAATCTTAACTCTGAACAGGACCTAAATGGAGAAGATGCTGAGGAAACTCTTCACCCCAACGAAAACTATGATTCAG AACTGCAAGCATTGCATGAAATGGTTCAACAGAAAGTGGTGACGCTCCTCAGTGACCCTGAGAACATTGTGAAGCAGACACTGATGGAGAACGGCATTACACGCCTCTGTGTGTTTTTCGGAAGACAGAAGGCCAACGATGTGCTTCTTTCTCACATGATTACCTTTCTTAATGACAAAAATGACTGGCACCTTCGGGGAGCTTTCTTTGACAGTATTGTAG GTGTGGCAGCTTATGTGGGATGGCAGAGTTCATCCATCCTGAAGCCGTTGCTGCAGCAGGGCCTGAGTGATGTGGAGGAGTTTGTCATCTATAAAGCCCTAAATGCTCTGACCTGCATGTGCCAGCTGGGACTACTGCAGAAACCTCACATCTATGAGTTTGTCAGCGATAttg CGCCTTTCTTGTGTCATCCGAACCTGTGGATCCGTTACGGAGCTGTGGGCTTCATTACTGTGGTTGCGCAACACCTGAACATTGCTGATGTGTATTGCAAACTCATGCCTTACCTTAACCCTTTCATTACTCAGCCTATCATACAG ATTGATAAGGAGATCGTGCTTCTGAGTGTGCTTAAAGAACCTGTAAGTCGCTCCATTTTTGACTACGCACTCCGCTCCAAAGATATCAGCAGCCTCTTTCGACACCTGCTGCTGCGTCAGAAAAAACGTAACGGGTCAATTCCTGAGTGCCCCATTCCTGAGGATCCTGCTATAGCACAGCTACTCAAGAAGCTTCTTTCACAG GGAATGACTGAGGCTGAGGAAGACAAACTCTTGGCTCTGAAAGACTTCATGCTAAAGTCCAGCAAGGCCAAGGCCAACATTGTAGACCAGACACACATGAATGATGCAGTCCAGAGTGGCATCATTGACCTGGGCATGTTGGGTATCAGTGGGCGCCAAGTAGATCTGATCAAACCAAAGCCGGAGTCTGAGGATAAAAGAG CTCGTAAGCACACAAAGCAAGACTCTAACCTGAATGAGGAGTGGAAGAGCATGTTTGGTTCTCTGGACCCCCCCAGCTCTGCACCATCTCCGCCGACGGTACCTACTGTTGTAGTTGCGAGCGGTGGTGGGGAACCCAATGGAACTCTGGCCGGAAGGCGTCTGCAATCTGAGAGTTCCTCCCAGACTGTTAACCTCCCTCATGTTCCATCCTCAACCCAG GTGCCTGACATTGGAGGCACTCAGCCCAGAAAAACCACAGCACTTCCTGCGATTCAGGTGGTGCAGTCAGTGAGTGGAGCAGCCACGTACCAGCGGCGTGTGACCACGTGCAAGGCAGAGCTGCAGCAGTTAGTGCAGCAGAAGAGGGAGCAGTGCAATGCTGAGCGCATGGCCAAGCAAATGATGGAGGGTGCAGAGTGGGAGAGCAGGCCTCCACTGCCAG GATGGCATCCTAAAGGATTGCTTGTAGCTCATCTCCATGAACATAAGTCAGCTGTAAACCGAATTCGAGTCTCTGACGAGCACTCTATATTTGCAACATGCTCCAATGATGGAACTGTAAAGATCTGGGACAGCCAAAAAATGGAGGGAAAGACAACAACCACCAG ATCAGTGCTGACTTATTCCCGCTTTGGTGGTCCTGCGAAGACCTTGACCTTTTGTCAGGGATCACATTACCTTGCTGTCGCTTCAGACAACGGCTCCGTTCAGCTTCTTGCAGTTGAGGCCAACAAGCCACCCAAGTCCCCAAAGGTTCAGCCGTGTCAAACCAG ATTTCTGGATTTGAAAGAGGATGGCTGTGTGGTGGATTTGCATCATTTTAACTCGGGGGCTCAGTCCGTGCTGGCCTATGCCACAGTTAATGGCTCTCTGGTGGGCTGGGACCTGCGCAGCAACACCAATGCTTGGACCCTCCATCACGACCTGCGGCTTGGCCTTATAACCTCTTTTGCTGTGGACATGCACCAATGCTGGCTTTGTGTGG GTACAAGCAATGGAACAATGGCTTGTTGGGATATGAGATTCCAGTTGCCAATCTCCAACCACTCCCACCCAGCCCGAGCTCGAATAAGACGTCTGCTCATGCACCCCCTCTACCAGTCCTCTGTCATCACAG CTGTTCAAGGAAACAATGAGGTGTCAATGTGGGACATGGAGACAGGAGACAGGAAGTTCACTTTGTGGGCCAGCTCTGCTCCACCCCTCTCTGAGATGCAG CCTTCGCCTCATAGTGTACATGGTATATACTGCAGCCCTGCAGACGGCAACCCTCTTCTACTCACTGCTGGTTCGGACATGAGAATAAG ATTTTGGGACCTTGCGTATCCAGAAAGATCCTATATTGTTGCTGGTGGTGCCAATGATTCTTTACACTGCCCCTCTGTATTCTACAACCGCAAGATCATTGAAGGAACAGAAGTAGTCCAG GAGATCCACAGTAAGCAAAAGAGTGGCTCCACTGAGGACGTCCCTCGTCGAGGCCCAGAGTCCCTGCCTGTGGGCCACCATGACATCATCACTGACATAGCCACTTTCCAGACAACTCAAGGCTTTATAGTTACCTCTTCTAGAGATGGCATAGTAAAAGTGTGGAAATGA
- the snrnp48 gene encoding U11/U12 small nuclear ribonucleoprotein 48 kDa protein — translation MCADVSSAAVQDRLQNVQELSEFTEKCRKQLNEVLEELGWSPDWQPQSSQEAMEVCPYDMNHTVPSSSMENHKATCLLSQLKYSKEEQAEMYDPSFCYGRANIPSIKLDKQTQHQVILQAQASAPSVQSPGNYCQRDYSTEPSDVPQNHKRAICDLTPADRLAVYDYVVQEATEQSAKAQASSNEDLYVDLVSKLNKGDDSNGPKSHLEVLAEMRDYRRRRQSYRAKNVHITKKSYTEIIREVIDVHSEELSRLWLEERKEESKPSHSHRRTSDEDRSASVDSHGSRADSREDRSSRHKHHKKSSREHHKDRDSKNRRRDSQSPEERHHKKKKKKSRS, via the exons ATGTGTGCAGATGTTTCTTCAGCAGCGGTGCAGGATCGGCTACAAAATGTGCAAGAGCTGAGTGAGTTTACAGAGAAATGTCGGAAACAGTTGAATGAAGTGTTGGAGGAACTGGGATGGAGTCCGGACTGGCAACCCCAGTCCTCGCAG GAGGCGATGGAGGTTTGTCCTTACGATATGAACCATACAGTTCCATCTAGCAGCATGGAGAATCACAAAGCAACCTGCCTGCTTAGCCAGTTAAAATATTCCAAGGAGGAGCAG GCGGAGATGTACGATCCTTCATTTTGCTATGGAAGAGCAAATATTCCTAGCATCAAATTGG acaaacaaacacagcatCAAGTAATCCTACAGGCCCAAGCAAGTGCCCCTTCTGTTCAATCACCAGGAAACTACTGCCAAA GGGATTATTCCACTGAACCTTCAGATGTGCCTCAGAACCACAAGCGAGCAATATGTGACCTCACACCCGCTGACCGATTggctgtgtatgactatgttgTACAGGAAGCCACAGAGCAGAGTGCAAAAGCACAGGCGTCCAGCAATGAGGATCTTTATGTAGACCTTGTATCCAAGCTTAATAAAG GTGATGACAGTAATGGTCCAAAGTCTCACCTCGAGGTCTTAGCCGAAATGAGGGACTACAGGAGACGCCGGCAGTCATACAGAGCAAAGAATGTTCACATCACCAAGAAATCATACACTGAG ATTATACGTGAAGTAATTGATGTCCACTCTGAAGAGCTGTCCAGACTGTGGCTGGAAGAGAGAAAGGAAGAGTCAAAACCATCTCACTCTCACAG GAGGACATCAGATGAGGACCGCTCTGCATCTGTTGATTCGCATGGGTCTCGTGCAGATTCCAGAGAAGATCGCAGCTCTCGCCACAAACACCACAAGAAGAGTAGTCGTGAGCATCATAAAGATAGAGACAGCAAAAACAGAAGGAG